In Pochonia chlamydosporia 170 chromosome 3, whole genome shotgun sequence, the following are encoded in one genomic region:
- a CDS encoding hsp20/alpha crystallin family domain-containing protein produces the protein MSTIQGLLHPHHVSLTRRSYSLQTLLQSLTDRDPYYMNDPATSYKTVSVPRFSVTETERDYILEGELPGVADKTKIDVVWLQNHVLVIHGIIEPIDTKIATGATKTEAPATEPTETSGQPSDKPDAKATTAGQKSIFPRQLLHERHVGPFERSFTFPDEVEEDNMKASLKDGLLTVVVPKKARSTSGDKKVDVQ, from the coding sequence ATGTCGACAATACAGGGCCTgcttcatcctcaccatGTCTCCCTCACCCGGCGCTCGTACTCACTGCAAACCCTTTTGCAGTCCTTGACAGATCGCGATCCATATTACATGAACGATCCGGCAACTTCTTATAAAACCGTTTCCGTACCAAGATTCAGTGTCACCGAAACAGAGAGGGACTACATCTTGGAGGGCGAGTTGCCGGGTGTAGCTGACAAAACTAAAATTGATGTCGTGTGGCTACAAAACCATGTGCTTGTGATCCATGGAATCATCGAGCCCATCGATACGAAAATAGCTACCGGCGCTACGAAAACGGAGGCGCCGGCGACGGAGCCCACGGAAACTTCAGGTCAACCGTCAGACAAGCCTGATGCAAAGGCGACGACTGCTGGGCAAAAGTCTATCTTCCCGCGACAACTTCTACACGAGAGGCACGTTGGGCCGTTTGAGCGATCGTTCACATTTCCGGATGAGGTGGAAGAGGATAATATGAAGGCGAGTCTGAAGGATGGGTtgttgacggtggtggtTCCGAAGAAGGCTCGGTCAACATCGGGGGACAAGAAGGTTGATGTTCAGTAA
- a CDS encoding sulfatase domain-containing protein, with protein MAPANPDITITYVQVPVPLPQSASTTNLRSCKLRRKRSLGTDGRRQRDEKSDHIQLQLEKAHRQLHFHRNGSRVPGSKCFYRSVGVLSLCAGSAHFYLLSLVGGDLEWIKQNMGKIGTLLVLSALLYTAAITLVYTLKFPTSWRMALGITLVLELALLRNADQGMSFDRHGGYNMLIFFAIGVPLNLVVLGIVLLYRSTSYFWHILASIMTSLLLYAGTTLLHQKAQWGEGLLGRSYQADAVACRIPEPNWPFVDLLPSGAQNFWTGRQSCPSTSTKFDAQLTQDDGLLTINGCPQGLPTSYDVLPDTRSWSALEKQRYMMNRLMVQRTVRQNYTGPVRLDRQSTETVIARCGDEEKLLLRIGRTLPPLQRSTQQVEMQRPNVLLLYFDAVSRRHFQRRLRRTSRFIEELHQPGQRQVYQFFRSHAVGFNTDDNSRGLYTGTTNRSQIDPVWQQFRDNGYVVARTDTSCEDWSSWYQGRNTSMTALDHEMLGPACLPPYYALEGHPYGNFNGPYSLKRRCAYGDYVHSWNFDFARRFLDVYPDRPWLLSVNFIEGHEGSGEVLATVDHQLHAFVAELRDKGTLNNTVVFFYADHGLHMGLNYLFTQNGRIEHQNPMLLMMLPSYVASRLPARDGRDGLLANEQALVTPFNTHATLRVLAGLKQWPPSPSPNVVSPYWDMSLFEPQPRNLTCASVGIEEEYCQCK; from the coding sequence GATCATATCCAATTGCAACTGGAGAAGGCCCATCGTCAACTTCACTTCCACAGAAATGGATCGCGAGTGCCCGGATCGAAATGTTTCTATCGATCGGTTGGCGTACTCAGCCTCTGCGCTGGGTCAGCGCATTTTTACCTCCTTTCGCTAGTTGGTGGCGATCTCGAATGGATCAAACAGAacatgggcaaaattggCACCTTGCTTGTTCTCAGCGCATTGTTATACACTGCAGCCATCACGCTGGTATATACTTTGAAGTTTCCGACTAGTTGGCGTATGGCACTCGGCATTACTCTGGTTCTTGAGCTGGCATTGCTGAGAAATGCTGACCAAGGGATGTCATTCGATCGCCATGGCGGGTATAATATGTTGATCTTTTTTGCTATTGGTGTGCCTCTAAATTTGGTCGTTCTCGGAATAGTTCTGCTCTATCGTAGTACTTCGTACTTCTGGCACATACTCGCGAGCATTATGACTTCCCTGTTGCTGTACGCGGGCACGACACTGCTTCACCAGAAGGCTCAATGGGGTGAAGGATTACTCGGCCGTAGTTACCAAGCGGATGCCGTGGCTTGCCGGATTCCTGAGCCAAACTGGCCCTTTGTTGACCTGCTGCCTTCAGGGGCACAAAACTTCTGGACAGGCCGGCAGAGTTGTCCCTCTACATCCACCAAATTTGATGCGCAGCTAACACAGGATGATGGGCTCTTGACGATTAACGGATGCCCTCAGGGTCTACCGACTTCGTATGATGTGCTGCCTGACACGCGCAGTTGGTCTGCCCTCGAGAAGCAACGGTACATGATGAACAGGCTGATGGTCCAGCGGACTGTACGTCAAAACTATACGGGCCCAGTGCGCCTTGATAGGCAATCAACTGAGACGGTGATTGCGCGTTGCGGCGATGAAGAGAAACTGCTGCTTCGCATCGGTCGAACTCTACCGCCGTTACAAAGGAGTACACAACAAGTAGAGATGCAGCGACCCAATGTCCTCCTTCTGTATTTCGATGCGGTTTCCCGCCGTCACTTTCAGCGACGTTTACGGCGCACGTCAAGGTTTATTGAAGAGCTACACCAGCCTGGGCAGCGGCAGGTGTACCAATTCTTCCGTTCTCACGCAGTTGGCTTCAACACAGATGACAACAGCCGCGGTCTTTACACAGGGACCACAAACCGCAGTCAGATTGATCCTGTCTGGCAGCAATTCCGCGATAATGGCTATGTCGTTGCCCGAACTGACACAAGTTGCGAGGACTGGTCGTCGTGGTATCAGGGGCGCAACACTTCGATGACGGCGCTGGATCATGAGATGCTCGGACCGGCATGCCTACCGCCATATTATGCTCTTGAAGGTCACCCATACGGCAACTTCAACGGGCCGTACAGCCTCAAGCGTCGCTGCGCATATGGCGACTATGTGCATTCTTGGAACTTTGACTTTGCTCGGCGTTTCCTTGACGTGTATCCCGACCGGCCCTGGCTGCTCTCAGTCAACTTTATTGAAGGGCATGAAGGGAGTGGCGAAGTACTTGCGACAGTTGATCATCAGTTACATGCCTTTGTAGCCGAGTTGCGTGACAAAGGGACGTTGAACAACACAGTCGTCTTCTTTTACGCAGACCACGGGCTGCACATGGGACTCAACTACCTGTTCACACAAAACGGCCGCATCGAACATCAGAACCCAATGCTTCTCATGATGCTCCCTTCGTATGTGGCATCGCGGTTGCCTGCGAGAGATGGCCGTGATGGACTGCTGGCAAATGAACAGGCTCTTGTGACGCCGTTCAACACACATGCGACGTTGAGGGTGCTGGCGGGCTTGAAGCAGTGGCCACCGTCGCCATCGCCCAACGTTGTTTCTCCATACTGGGATATGTCACTATTCGAGCCACAGCCGCGGAATCTCACTTGCGCGTCGGTTGGGATCGAGGAAGAATACTGTCAGTGCAAGTGA